The following are encoded together in the Coregonus clupeaformis isolate EN_2021a chromosome 24, ASM2061545v1, whole genome shotgun sequence genome:
- the LOC121538346 gene encoding MRG/MORF4L-binding protein isoform X1 yields MGEAEVVPADEKQADSGINPIENSVVWSQEVEVCLFHAMLGHKPVGVNRHFHMICIRDKFSQNIGRQVSSKVIWDHLGTMYDMSALHESEILPFPNSEKSFNLPDEIIEAVKEGKLVSEDDMKDDFKEDRDPPAMHEEGSNSSVKMTERAVSKDKDRERDREKGSAEGGPGKEAADKRKRNRATEKVLNSSSNPSSPGGAKRRRT; encoded by the exons ATGGGGGAAGCCGAGGTTGTTCCAGCCGACGAAAAACAGGCAGACTCGGGGATCAATCCCATCGAAAACTCGGTGGTATGGAGTCAAGAAGTCGAGGTGTGCCTGTTCCATGCAATGCTAGGTCACAAACCTGTAG GGGTAAATCGTCACTTTCACATGATCTGCATTCGGGATAAATTCAGCCAGAATATTGGGAGGCAAGTGTCATCAAAGGTGATCTGGGACCACCTGGGAACTATGTATGACATGTCAGCCTTG CATGAGTCCGAAATATTGCCGTTTCCCAACTCAGAGAAGAGCTTCAATCTTCCAGACGAGATTATTGAAGCGGTAAAAGAAG GTAAACTGGTATCCGAGGACGACATGAAAGACGATTTTAAAGAAGATCGAGACCCCCCAGCCATGCATGAAGAAG GCAGCAACTCCTCGGTGAAGATGACAGAGAGGGCGGTCAGCAAAGacaaggacagagaaagagaccgaGAGAAGGGTTCCGCTGAGGGCGGCCCAGGGAAGGAGGCAGCAGACAAGAGGAAGAGGAACCGTGCCACTGAGAAGGTGCTCAACTCCAGCAGCAACCCCTCCAGCCCCGGTGGAGCCAAGCGGAGAAGGACATAG
- the LOC121538346 gene encoding MRG/MORF4L-binding protein isoform X2, protein MGEAEVVPADEKQADSGINPIENSVVWSQEVEVCLFHAMLGHKPVGVNRHFHMICIRDKFSQNIGRQVSSKVIWDHLGTMYDMSALHESEILPFPNSEKSFNLPDEIIEAVKEGKLVSEDDMKDDFKEDRDPPAMHEEGLSPSMAAGQDFERYGQKDSFDLFQNSSLTPVQTSS, encoded by the exons ATGGGGGAAGCCGAGGTTGTTCCAGCCGACGAAAAACAGGCAGACTCGGGGATCAATCCCATCGAAAACTCGGTGGTATGGAGTCAAGAAGTCGAGGTGTGCCTGTTCCATGCAATGCTAGGTCACAAACCTGTAG GGGTAAATCGTCACTTTCACATGATCTGCATTCGGGATAAATTCAGCCAGAATATTGGGAGGCAAGTGTCATCAAAGGTGATCTGGGACCACCTGGGAACTATGTATGACATGTCAGCCTTG CATGAGTCCGAAATATTGCCGTTTCCCAACTCAGAGAAGAGCTTCAATCTTCCAGACGAGATTATTGAAGCGGTAAAAGAAG GTAAACTGGTATCCGAGGACGACATGAAAGACGATTTTAAAGAAGATCGAGACCCCCCAGCCATGCATGAAGAAG GTCTGAGTCCCAGTATGGCTGCTGGCCAGGATTTTGAGAGGTATGGACAGAAGGACTCTTTCGATCTGTTCCAAAACTCCAGCTTGACCCCAGTACAGACCAGCTCATAA
- the LOC121538348 gene encoding DNA-binding protein inhibitor ID-1, translated as MKVVGSTCALKNTEDVVRCLSEQSMAISKCKIPLLDEQMSVFLQDMNNCYSKLKELVPTLPANKKASKMEILQHVIDYIWDLQVELDTPGKQQIPGAPRTPLTTLNAELASISVENGCSDDRILCR; from the exons ATGAAAGTTGTCGGATCTACCTGCGCCCTGAAAAACACCGAGGACGTGGTCCGTTGTCTCTCGGAGCAGAGTATGGCCATCTCCAAGTGCAAGATCCCACTGTTGGACGAGCAGATGAGTGTATTTCTGCAGGACATGAACAACTGCTACAGCAAGCTAAAGGAGCTGGTGCCCACTCTGCCAGCCAACAAGAAAGCCAGTAAGATGGAGATTCTGCAACATGTCATCGACTATATCTGGGACCTGCAGGTCGAGCTGGACACACCGGGCAAGCAGCAGATCCCAGGTGCACCCCGCACCCCTCTGACAACCCTCAATGCAGAACtcgccagcatctctgtggag AACGGATGCTCAGATGACAGAATTCTCTGCCGTTGA